From Amycolatopsis sp. YIM 10, the proteins below share one genomic window:
- a CDS encoding NAD(P)-dependent oxidoreductase — MIKNVTVLGLGPMGQAMARTFLGAGYRVTVWNRTASKADSLTAQGARRASTVREALAAAELVVLSLTDYDAMYAILDPVADALSGRVLVNLSSDTPEKARAAAEWAAGHGAAHLTGGVQAAPAQIGQPEAYTFYSGPQEVFDAHRETLAVLTRPDYRGEDPGLAAAYYQLTMDLFWTTTLGWLHTLAMARAHGISAGDFLPHASSLLAGLPDFLTFYSPRIDAADHPGDAERLAMGAASVGHVVRTAEDAGVDASLPEAVRAVFRRGVNAGFGEDSMTKLVEVLGTSGVPGAAEADGRAAGLTQSR; from the coding sequence ATGATCAAGAACGTCACCGTGCTCGGCCTCGGCCCGATGGGACAGGCGATGGCGCGGACCTTTCTCGGCGCGGGCTACCGGGTCACCGTCTGGAACCGCACCGCGAGCAAGGCGGATTCCCTGACCGCCCAAGGCGCCCGCCGTGCCTCGACGGTGCGTGAAGCACTGGCCGCCGCGGAACTGGTGGTGCTCAGCCTGACCGACTACGACGCCATGTACGCGATCCTCGACCCGGTCGCCGACGCCCTGTCCGGCCGGGTCCTGGTCAATCTCAGCTCGGACACCCCGGAAAAGGCCCGCGCGGCAGCCGAATGGGCGGCGGGCCACGGCGCGGCACACCTCACCGGCGGAGTCCAGGCCGCTCCCGCGCAGATCGGGCAGCCGGAGGCGTACACCTTCTACAGTGGACCCCAGGAGGTCTTCGACGCCCACCGCGAAACCCTGGCCGTGCTCACCCGGCCCGACTATCGTGGCGAGGATCCCGGCCTCGCCGCCGCCTACTACCAGCTGACCATGGACCTGTTCTGGACCACGACGCTCGGCTGGCTGCACACCCTGGCGATGGCCCGTGCGCACGGCATCTCCGCCGGGGACTTCCTGCCCCACGCCTCGTCCCTGCTCGCGGGCCTGCCCGACTTCCTCACCTTCTACTCCCCGCGGATCGACGCCGCCGACCACCCCGGCGACGCCGAACGCCTGGCCATGGGCGCGGCCAGCGTCGGCCACGTCGTCCGGACCGCCGAAGACGCGGGTGTCGACGCTTCGCTACCGGAGGCCGTTCGCGCCGTGTTCCGCCGGGGCGTCAACGCCGGGTTCGGCGAGGACAGCATGACCAAGCTGGTCGAGGTGCTCGGGACCTCAGGTGTCCCAGGCGCAGCGGAAGCCGACGGTCGCGCTGCGGGCCTGACCCAGTCCCGGTAG
- a CDS encoding FAD-binding oxidoreductase — protein MYGTRVVVIGAGIVGAACARELCAEGFQVTVVDRGRPGGATTAHGEGNVLVSDKGPGAELELARLSRRLWPEVLAELPAAEGVEWDAKGGIVVATTESGARALTEFAEGQRAAGIVAEPMDAAALGDAEPHLTRDVTAAIHYPEDAQVQPVAAATALLAAAGVTLYTRCEVTGALTDSGRLTGIRTTGGDLPADLVVNAAGPWAGELSAVLGVPIDVRPRRGEVLVTTPMPPTVFHKVYDADYVGAVGSGSAELQTSAVVESTKAGTILLGSSRRQAGFDDRLHLGALSAIAAKALRLFPGLAGVSVMRAYGGFRPYVPDHLPVLGADPRLPGLWHASGHEGAGIGLSVGTGRVLRDLITGRRPEIDAGPFRVDRPAVLGGAR, from the coding sequence ATGTACGGAACGCGAGTGGTGGTGATCGGCGCCGGGATCGTGGGGGCCGCCTGCGCTCGCGAACTGTGCGCCGAAGGGTTCCAGGTGACCGTGGTGGACCGCGGCCGTCCCGGTGGCGCGACCACCGCGCACGGGGAAGGCAACGTCCTGGTCTCCGACAAGGGACCCGGGGCCGAACTCGAACTTGCCCGGCTCTCACGCCGCCTCTGGCCCGAAGTGCTCGCTGAACTGCCCGCCGCGGAGGGCGTCGAATGGGACGCCAAGGGCGGGATCGTCGTGGCCACCACGGAATCCGGGGCCCGCGCGCTCACCGAGTTCGCCGAGGGCCAGCGCGCCGCCGGAATCGTCGCCGAGCCGATGGACGCCGCCGCGCTGGGCGACGCCGAACCGCACCTGACCCGGGACGTGACCGCCGCGATCCACTACCCGGAGGACGCGCAGGTGCAACCGGTCGCCGCGGCGACCGCGCTGCTCGCCGCCGCCGGGGTCACCCTGTACACGCGCTGCGAGGTGACCGGCGCGCTCACCGATTCCGGCCGCCTGACCGGGATCCGCACCACCGGCGGTGATCTGCCCGCCGACCTGGTGGTGAACGCGGCCGGTCCGTGGGCGGGAGAGCTGTCGGCGGTGCTCGGCGTGCCGATCGACGTGCGGCCGCGCCGGGGCGAGGTGCTGGTGACCACGCCGATGCCGCCGACGGTGTTCCACAAGGTCTACGACGCGGACTACGTCGGCGCGGTCGGCAGCGGCTCGGCCGAACTGCAGACCTCCGCGGTGGTCGAGTCGACGAAGGCGGGCACCATCCTGCTCGGTTCCTCCCGCCGTCAGGCCGGGTTCGACGACCGCTTGCACCTCGGGGCGCTGTCGGCGATCGCGGCCAAGGCGCTGCGGTTGTTCCCCGGTCTCGCGGGCGTGTCGGTGATGCGCGCCTACGGTGGTTTCCGGCCCTACGTCCCGGACCATCTGCCGGTGCTCGGCGCCGACCCGCGCCTGCCGGGGCTGTGGCACGCGAGCGGGCACGAAGGCGCCGGGATCGGGCTGTCCGTCGGCACCGGCCGGGTGCTGCGGGACCTGATCACCGGGCGGCGCCCGGAAATCGACGCCGGACCGTTCCGGGTGGACCGCCCGGCGGTGCTGGGAGGTGCTCGATGA
- a CDS encoding (2Fe-2S)-binding protein produces the protein MSPRLVPGGTDRVRRRDRPIRLTVDGEPVSGVDGQTIAGVLLAAGRTAWRTDPAGEPRGVFCGIGACFDCVVTVGAERDVRACRRRARDGDEVRTQARAEDR, from the coding sequence ATGAGCCCGCGGCTGGTGCCCGGCGGGACGGACCGGGTGCGACGGCGGGACCGGCCGATCCGGCTGACCGTCGACGGCGAGCCGGTGTCCGGTGTGGACGGTCAGACGATCGCGGGGGTGTTGCTGGCGGCGGGAAGAACCGCCTGGCGCACCGATCCGGCGGGTGAGCCGCGCGGGGTGTTCTGCGGTATCGGTGCCTGCTTCGACTGCGTGGTCACCGTCGGTGCCGAACGCGACGTGCGAGCCTGCCGCCGCCGGGCGCGCGACGGTGACGAGGTGCGCACCCAGGCACGGGCGGAGGACCGATGA
- a CDS encoding P-loop NTPase fold protein, whose translation MDTAPDAPPILPEAAGPPAEALPPKRGSAGAGLTIALVSGPVYRHPWFEDAVDAAVDDALTSWGTMAAGLVLQRAPAARVLNCSMSDQDTITDGQMLASLAKARAANADLIVIGFGGEPADAPSLTFTKVVGTIEGLVLAAAGSNGTADRPDHPANVPGVVAVGGLVHDREEGWKRSPFSSPGEIYAPCVDLLTTTVGENGPGFARLGGTMMATALVAGEIAATMTRLRVSAGEALERLKRLPPEVFLEAHEGNAAGPPPISAEPVALAGPTAGVNDYWTTTDRLGYQLHADALASLILDEGTKPPLTVAVKGEWGTGKTSLLRMTQARIDPLLDSGERRAIRLTRTSHGKLDRVSSGAPRLATVFKLLRRAEVREVVRDKPSSFGTRLRTTELRAESTGRWRPTVWFNPWMYQTGEQVWAGLAHEIINQVTQRLPLIDRERFWLALNLSRLDRVAVRGRVLRTVLARLLPALATSVLALVAGGVLLASGNAGWGAGVASAGVLGVVFRTVRLLWSRTDAVLPGLVTPPGFAGVVTGIAGGIADSVDDPRYRSRAGFLHMVHNDVAAVLDLVATRDRPLVVFVDDLDRCTSGAVIQLVEALNLFLAGQFPNCVFVVAMEPEVVAARLDAAYEPSGSGHSTGWRFLDKLVQLEFSLPAPDAAAMQGYISTTLTGSEAGEPTGPGSVSEEAVRAAQRVLGSMGSVHDVADRARAIEGPGTDERSPVLWEAAKRETLRRLTGDDPEVRAILATISAHLGRNPREIKRVINLIRFHSVINLGAAQRGGHTPLSIYQLTKLALIAVRWPHLRSVLAGQAGRPGTIVLTAAEDTLRGAQGGSIRDRLVGQGVDAASAAVLGANADLLRLLADNPPIGPGAVRHL comes from the coding sequence ATGGACACCGCACCCGACGCCCCGCCCATCCTGCCCGAAGCGGCCGGCCCGCCGGCGGAGGCGCTACCGCCCAAACGCGGGTCCGCGGGTGCCGGTCTCACCATCGCGCTGGTGAGCGGGCCGGTGTACCGCCACCCCTGGTTCGAGGACGCGGTGGACGCCGCGGTCGACGACGCGCTGACCTCGTGGGGGACGATGGCCGCGGGCCTGGTTCTGCAGCGCGCTCCCGCGGCACGGGTGCTCAACTGCTCGATGTCCGATCAGGACACCATCACCGACGGCCAGATGCTGGCTTCGCTGGCGAAAGCCCGCGCGGCGAACGCCGATCTGATCGTCATCGGTTTCGGCGGGGAACCCGCCGACGCACCGTCGCTGACCTTCACCAAGGTGGTGGGGACGATCGAGGGACTGGTGCTGGCCGCGGCGGGCAGCAACGGCACGGCCGACCGCCCGGACCACCCGGCGAACGTGCCGGGCGTGGTGGCGGTGGGCGGGTTGGTGCACGACCGGGAGGAGGGCTGGAAGCGCAGCCCGTTCAGTTCACCGGGTGAGATCTACGCCCCCTGCGTCGACCTGCTCACCACCACCGTCGGCGAGAACGGCCCCGGGTTCGCCCGGCTGGGCGGCACCATGATGGCCACCGCGCTGGTCGCCGGGGAGATCGCGGCGACCATGACCAGGCTGCGGGTCTCCGCGGGGGAGGCGCTCGAACGGCTCAAGCGGCTGCCGCCGGAAGTCTTTCTCGAGGCCCACGAAGGCAACGCGGCGGGTCCTCCGCCGATCTCGGCCGAGCCCGTGGCGCTGGCCGGGCCGACGGCCGGGGTCAACGACTACTGGACCACCACCGACCGGCTGGGCTACCAGCTGCACGCCGACGCGCTGGCCTCGCTCATTCTCGACGAGGGCACCAAGCCACCGCTCACCGTCGCGGTGAAGGGGGAGTGGGGCACCGGGAAGACCTCGTTGCTGCGGATGACGCAGGCACGGATCGACCCGCTGCTCGACTCCGGCGAACGCCGGGCGATCCGGCTGACCCGCACCAGCCACGGCAAGCTCGACCGGGTCAGTTCCGGTGCCCCGCGGCTGGCCACGGTGTTCAAGCTGCTGCGGCGCGCGGAGGTCCGGGAGGTGGTGCGGGACAAGCCTTCCTCGTTCGGTACCCGGTTGCGCACCACCGAGCTGCGCGCGGAGTCGACCGGCCGGTGGCGGCCGACGGTCTGGTTCAACCCGTGGATGTACCAGACCGGGGAACAGGTCTGGGCCGGGCTCGCGCACGAGATCATCAACCAGGTCACCCAGCGCCTGCCGCTGATCGACCGCGAGCGCTTCTGGCTCGCGCTGAACCTGAGCAGGCTCGATCGGGTCGCCGTGCGCGGGCGGGTCCTGCGCACCGTGCTGGCCCGGCTGCTCCCGGCGCTGGCCACCTCGGTGCTGGCGTTGGTGGCGGGCGGTGTCCTGCTCGCCTCCGGCAACGCGGGCTGGGGCGCGGGCGTGGCCTCGGCCGGTGTGCTCGGGGTCGTCTTCCGGACGGTGCGATTGCTGTGGTCCCGCACCGATGCGGTGCTGCCCGGCCTGGTGACCCCGCCCGGTTTCGCCGGGGTGGTCACCGGGATCGCCGGTGGGATCGCGGACAGCGTCGACGATCCGCGGTACCGGTCCCGGGCCGGATTCCTCCACATGGTGCACAACGACGTCGCGGCCGTGCTGGACCTGGTCGCCACCAGGGACCGTCCGCTGGTGGTCTTCGTCGACGACCTGGACCGCTGCACATCGGGCGCGGTCATCCAGCTGGTCGAGGCGCTGAACCTGTTCCTGGCCGGTCAGTTCCCGAACTGCGTGTTCGTGGTGGCGATGGAACCGGAGGTGGTGGCGGCGCGGCTGGACGCCGCCTACGAGCCGTCCGGTTCCGGGCACAGCACGGGATGGCGGTTCCTGGACAAGCTCGTGCAACTGGAGTTCAGCCTGCCCGCGCCGGACGCGGCCGCCATGCAGGGCTACATCAGCACGACGCTGACCGGTTCGGAAGCGGGCGAGCCCACCGGGCCGGGGTCGGTGAGCGAGGAGGCCGTCCGGGCGGCGCAGCGGGTGCTCGGCTCGATGGGTTCGGTGCACGACGTGGCCGACCGCGCGCGTGCGATCGAAGGGCCGGGTACGGACGAACGCTCCCCGGTGCTGTGGGAGGCCGCCAAACGGGAGACGCTGCGGCGGCTGACCGGCGACGATCCCGAGGTCCGCGCCATTCTCGCGACGATCAGCGCCCACCTCGGCCGCAATCCCCGGGAGATCAAGCGCGTGATCAACCTGATCCGCTTCCACTCGGTGATCAATCTGGGCGCGGCGCAGCGCGGCGGGCACACGCCGTTGTCGATCTACCAGCTCACCAAGCTGGCGCTGATCGCCGTCCGCTGGCCGCACCTGCGTTCGGTGCTCGCCGGTCAGGCCGGGCGGCCGGGCACGATCGTGCTCACCGCGGCGGAGGACACCCTGCGCGGCGCGCAGGGCGGATCGATCCGCGACCGGCTGGTCGGCCAGGGCGTGGACGCGGCGTCGGCGGCGGTGCTCGGCGCGAACGCGGACCTGCTCCGCCTGCTCGCCGACAATCCGCCGATCGGGCCGGGAGCGGTCCGGCACCTCTGA
- a CDS encoding SUMF1/EgtB/PvdO family nonheme iron enzyme: protein MSYTFDPLVPRPIDRPTTVDGPLADLDEAKIFSGPADPADRPAWRERLRQWREDARARHEYSGAAYERPGAAWAARCYTVAQVWLWDELLYSFGEGRFTPARFLADARERFGGLDAVVLWHAYPVIGLDDRNQWDFYREVPGLTELVGALHVAGLHVFVDYNPWDVGTRRGDDDVTELASLVAALGADGVFLDTLKKAEPEFVERLEQAKPGIVLEGESKLAVERIEDHACSWAQFFADSPVPGVLRAHWYERRHMQHHIRRWHRDHSEELQSAWLNGVGVMVWEVVFGVWVGWSARDAATVRRMTTVQRAVGSLLLDGEWTPLAELAPEAEAAGIYASRWELDGVSLWTVVNRSEQDYSGPVVESARELVPGPVPARGIGALVRVEPGTPEPSWLPDLLETLRGLPHDPDARFPHRLAARVTPQRSTGTPDPDAVVVPAGPYVLTVRYRARETGMYQGAPYVDEWKPLPPRLHDARTLQRDGVLANDVAIAATEVTNAEFAAFLAATEYRPVQPRRFLAHWNDARPDEPVTYVDLDDARAYCAWRGGRLPTEDEWQLAGESLKYTLWNWTESEHSDGRTRFVMLKGGSDYRAEGADWYLEGGRHAPDYSVKLLLPGLGQARSATVGFRCAWDT from the coding sequence GTGAGTTACACGTTCGACCCGCTGGTACCACGGCCGATCGACCGTCCGACCACTGTGGACGGACCGCTCGCCGACCTGGACGAGGCGAAGATCTTCAGCGGACCGGCGGACCCGGCCGACCGGCCGGCGTGGCGCGAGCGACTACGGCAGTGGCGGGAGGACGCACGCGCGCGCCACGAGTACTCGGGTGCGGCCTACGAACGTCCCGGCGCGGCGTGGGCGGCCCGTTGCTACACGGTCGCGCAGGTGTGGTTGTGGGATGAACTGCTCTACTCGTTCGGCGAAGGACGGTTCACGCCCGCGCGCTTCCTCGCCGACGCGCGGGAACGCTTCGGCGGCCTGGACGCGGTGGTGCTGTGGCACGCCTATCCGGTGATCGGCCTCGACGACCGCAACCAGTGGGACTTCTACCGCGAGGTCCCGGGGCTGACCGAACTGGTCGGCGCGCTGCACGTCGCCGGACTTCACGTGTTCGTCGACTACAACCCGTGGGACGTCGGCACGCGACGCGGTGACGACGACGTGACCGAGCTGGCGTCGCTCGTCGCCGCCCTCGGTGCCGACGGCGTTTTCCTCGACACGCTCAAAAAAGCCGAGCCCGAGTTCGTCGAGCGGCTGGAGCAGGCCAAGCCCGGCATCGTGCTGGAGGGCGAGTCGAAGCTGGCCGTCGAGCGCATCGAGGACCACGCCTGTTCGTGGGCGCAGTTCTTCGCGGACTCGCCGGTGCCCGGGGTGTTGCGGGCGCACTGGTACGAGCGGCGGCACATGCAGCACCACATCCGGCGCTGGCACCGCGACCACTCCGAGGAACTGCAGTCGGCGTGGCTCAACGGGGTCGGCGTGATGGTGTGGGAGGTGGTTTTCGGCGTGTGGGTCGGCTGGTCGGCCCGCGACGCCGCCACAGTTCGGCGGATGACCACCGTGCAGCGGGCGGTCGGCTCGTTGCTGCTCGACGGCGAGTGGACCCCGCTCGCGGAACTGGCGCCCGAGGCGGAGGCGGCCGGGATTTACGCGTCCCGCTGGGAACTCGACGGCGTGAGCTTGTGGACGGTCGTCAACCGGAGTGAGCAAGACTATTCCGGCCCGGTGGTGGAGTCGGCCCGTGAACTTGTACCGGGGCCGGTACCGGCTCGTGGAATCGGTGCACTGGTGCGGGTCGAGCCGGGCACACCGGAACCGTCGTGGTTGCCGGATCTGCTGGAGACGCTGCGTGGCCTGCCGCACGACCCCGATGCCCGGTTCCCGCACCGGCTGGCGGCTCGTGTCACTCCACAAAGGAGTACCGGAACCCCGGACCCGGACGCGGTGGTGGTGCCCGCCGGGCCCTACGTGCTCACCGTTCGGTATCGGGCCAGGGAAACCGGGATGTACCAGGGCGCGCCCTATGTGGACGAATGGAAGCCGCTGCCGCCCCGGCTGCACGACGCGCGGACTTTGCAGCGGGACGGCGTACTCGCCAACGACGTGGCCATCGCGGCGACCGAGGTGACCAACGCGGAGTTCGCCGCGTTCCTGGCGGCGACGGAGTACCGCCCCGTCCAGCCACGCCGATTCCTGGCGCACTGGAACGATGCCCGCCCTGACGAACCGGTCACCTATGTCGACCTCGACGATGCGCGGGCGTACTGCGCTTGGCGTGGTGGCAGGCTGCCGACCGAGGACGAATGGCAGCTCGCGGGGGAGTCACTGAAGTACACCTTGTGGAACTGGACCGAAAGCGAGCATTCGGACGGCCGCACGCGGTTCGTCATGCTCAAGGGCGGCAGCGACTACCGTGCGGAAGGCGCCGACTGGTACCTCGAAGGCGGGCGGCACGCACCGGACTACAGCGTGAAACTGCTGCTACCGGGACTGGGTCAGGCCCGCAGCGCGACCGTCGGCTTCCGCTGCGCCTGGGACACCTGA
- a CDS encoding LLM class flavin-dependent oxidoreductase has translation MDGLRLSVLDTSPIVRGSTPGRALRDTVDLAKLTDALGYHRYWVPEHHGMRGVASSAPAVLVGHLANATRRLRVGAGGVLLPNHAPIVVAEQFGTLAALHPGRIDLGIGRAPGGAPHAVAVVRPERERTAKPFEQQLDELRSFLHPEEDAPVKAIPVLGGNVPDLWLLGSSAASAELAGTLGLSYAFAHHLNPGEAGGAMRAYRDSFRPSEYASTPRTLVSVSVIAAETDDRAEWLAGPTRLKVLSRLRGKRIQLPSPEEAATYPYTDEDRATIATRSARVLTGGPETVTALLRQILTETGTGELMVTTPVHHHTDRCRSYEIVATLPLEQQ, from the coding sequence ATGGACGGCTTGCGCTTGTCGGTGCTGGACACCTCGCCGATCGTGCGGGGGTCGACGCCGGGGCGGGCGCTGCGTGACACCGTCGATCTCGCGAAGCTGACCGACGCGCTGGGTTACCACCGCTACTGGGTGCCCGAGCACCACGGGATGCGCGGGGTGGCCAGTTCCGCTCCCGCGGTGCTCGTCGGCCACCTCGCGAACGCCACGCGGCGGCTGCGTGTCGGCGCGGGCGGGGTGCTGCTGCCCAACCACGCCCCGATCGTGGTGGCCGAGCAGTTCGGCACGCTGGCCGCGCTCCACCCGGGGCGGATCGATCTCGGCATCGGCCGGGCACCCGGCGGCGCGCCGCACGCGGTGGCGGTGGTGCGGCCCGAACGCGAGCGGACGGCGAAGCCCTTCGAGCAGCAACTCGACGAGCTGCGCTCCTTTCTCCATCCCGAGGAAGACGCGCCGGTCAAGGCGATTCCCGTGCTCGGCGGGAACGTGCCGGACCTGTGGCTGCTCGGTTCCTCGGCCGCCAGTGCCGAACTGGCGGGCACGCTCGGGTTGTCCTACGCGTTCGCGCACCACCTCAACCCCGGTGAAGCCGGAGGGGCGATGCGCGCCTACCGCGACAGCTTCCGCCCATCGGAATACGCCTCCACTCCGAGGACCTTGGTCAGCGTTTCGGTGATCGCCGCCGAAACCGACGACCGCGCCGAGTGGCTCGCCGGCCCGACGCGGTTGAAGGTGCTCAGCCGATTGCGCGGAAAACGCATTCAGCTCCCGAGCCCCGAGGAAGCGGCCACCTACCCCTACACCGACGAGGACCGCGCCACCATCGCCACCCGCTCGGCCCGCGTACTCACCGGCGGCCCGGAAACGGTGACCGCGCTGCTGCGCCAGATCCTCACCGAAACCGGCACGGGCGAACTCATGGTGACCACCCCGGTCCACCACCACACGGACCGCTGCCGTTCCTACGAAATCGTCGCCACGCTACCGCTGGAACAGCAATGA
- a CDS encoding NAD(P)/FAD-dependent oxidoreductase, whose product MTRVVIVGAGPAGLAAADAALRAGAGVSLLDAAEQPGGQYHRMLPAAFRAELPDKIQHGRRAFDRRRRRVLDHPRCTWLPETSVWSLELRDGEPPLVHALRGVADGADRESVTLVPDALVLATGAHDRVLPFPGWTLPGVFTAGAAQALAKGERLAVGENVVVSGTGPFLLPVAASLSQVDARVLAVFEANQPRTVLRGWTRDAGELVPHLKKAGELAGYAAGQLRQRVPYRMGRAVVEARGDGRVEEVVVARLRADWSIIPGTGRTLAADAVCVGHGFTAQLELPVAAGCDLAGDAVLVDAGQRTSRPGVFAAGEITGIAGAPSAVDSGTVAGWLAAGGDPARITGALRRRDRGRAFGRRLARAHPIGGGWTGWLRPDTVICRCEAVDHACLNRALAAPVTAGARSVKLATRAGLGPCQGRICGPAVAELSAAAGAEVARPHHRPIAQPIRLGELANLRTEENP is encoded by the coding sequence ATGACCCGCGTGGTGATCGTCGGGGCGGGACCTGCCGGGCTGGCGGCGGCCGACGCGGCGTTGCGTGCCGGGGCCGGGGTGAGCCTGCTCGACGCCGCGGAACAGCCGGGCGGCCAGTACCACCGGATGCTGCCCGCCGCGTTCCGGGCCGAGTTACCCGACAAAATCCAGCACGGCCGGCGGGCCTTCGACCGGCGCCGCCGTCGCGTGCTCGACCACCCGCGCTGCACGTGGCTGCCGGAAACCTCGGTGTGGTCACTGGAACTCCGCGACGGCGAGCCGCCGCTGGTGCACGCGCTGCGCGGGGTCGCCGACGGCGCCGACCGCGAGAGCGTCACCCTCGTGCCGGACGCGCTCGTGCTGGCCACCGGCGCACACGATCGGGTGCTGCCGTTCCCCGGCTGGACGCTGCCCGGGGTGTTCACCGCCGGGGCGGCGCAGGCGCTGGCGAAGGGCGAGCGGCTGGCCGTCGGCGAGAACGTCGTGGTGTCCGGCACCGGCCCGTTCCTGCTCCCGGTGGCGGCGTCACTGTCGCAAGTGGACGCACGGGTGCTGGCGGTGTTCGAGGCCAACCAGCCGCGAACGGTCCTGCGCGGCTGGACCCGCGACGCCGGGGAACTGGTGCCACACCTGAAGAAGGCCGGGGAACTCGCGGGGTACGCGGCCGGTCAGCTGCGGCAGCGCGTGCCCTACCGGATGGGCCGCGCGGTGGTCGAAGCCCGCGGTGACGGCCGGGTCGAAGAGGTGGTGGTGGCCCGGTTGCGGGCCGACTGGTCGATCATCCCCGGCACCGGGCGCACGCTCGCCGCGGACGCGGTGTGCGTCGGCCACGGGTTCACCGCGCAGCTCGAACTGCCCGTGGCCGCCGGGTGCGACCTCGCCGGTGACGCCGTCCTGGTGGACGCGGGCCAGCGCACCAGCCGTCCCGGGGTGTTCGCCGCCGGGGAGATCACCGGGATCGCCGGTGCACCGTCCGCTGTGGACAGTGGAACGGTGGCGGGCTGGCTGGCCGCCGGGGGCGACCCCGCCCGGATCACCGGGGCGCTGCGCCGCCGGGACCGCGGCCGCGCCTTCGGGCGGCGGCTGGCCCGAGCGCACCCGATCGGCGGCGGCTGGACTGGCTGGCTGCGCCCGGACACGGTCATCTGCCGCTGCGAAGCCGTCGACCACGCCTGCCTGAACCGGGCACTGGCCGCGCCGGTCACCGCCGGGGCGCGCTCGGTGAAGCTGGCCACCCGTGCCGGACTCGGTCCCTGCCAGGGCCGGATCTGCGGGCCCGCCGTCGCCGAACTGAGCGCCGCGGCCGGTGCCGAAGTGGCCAGGCCGCACCACCGGCCGATCGCGCAGCCCATCCGGCTGGGCGAGCTGGCGAACCTGCGAACAGAGGAGAACCCTTGA
- a CDS encoding helix-turn-helix domain-containing protein: METSDPSVRDLLAANIKRARADRGLSLSELSRRSSIGKATLSQLESGAGNPTIETVFSLSRALELPISDLLESGHHGDMTVVRGDEQEVLAGEAVELRMLRRIEADGLIFEVYDQRVRGSAGQRSLGHVGTEHTIVQAGRLRVEVGGSTAELGPSDSVAFDASLPHSYQAIGGEVRSVLLLQYRGGSSPHA, translated from the coding sequence GTGGAGACCTCCGACCCGTCGGTGCGGGACCTGCTGGCGGCGAACATCAAGCGCGCCAGGGCGGACCGCGGGCTGTCGCTGTCCGAGCTGTCCCGCCGCTCGTCGATCGGCAAGGCCACGTTGTCCCAGCTCGAGTCCGGCGCGGGCAATCCGACCATCGAGACGGTGTTCAGCCTCTCGCGGGCGCTGGAGCTGCCCATATCCGACCTGCTCGAGAGCGGTCACCACGGCGACATGACCGTGGTGCGCGGCGACGAGCAGGAAGTGCTCGCCGGCGAGGCCGTGGAATTGCGGATGCTGCGCCGGATCGAAGCCGACGGGCTCATCTTCGAGGTCTACGACCAGCGCGTGCGGGGATCGGCCGGCCAGCGCTCGCTCGGCCACGTCGGCACCGAGCACACCATCGTGCAGGCGGGCAGGCTCCGCGTCGAGGTCGGCGGCAGCACCGCCGAACTCGGCCCGAGCGATTCGGTCGCCTTCGACGCCTCGCTCCCGCACAGCTACCAGGCGATCGGCGGTGAGGTGCGCTCGGTGCTGCTGCTCCAGTACCGGGGCGGCAGCAGTCCGCACGCCTGA
- a CDS encoding DUF6801 domain-containing protein, translated as MFSRIATTAAVFAVAVLGTAGTAFAATITYRTGTAAPVVYRCSLPSLPPQPGTVEARFDAPDSVPSGTTFTPTGVGGSITFTPETHEQFAAAGWDGIRGSAHLYLTTTGATLSPPAANNLTVPETLFPAGGPMVIPFGQSATSTVPAVTAGAPGTATVSSSTVLVAGEFHRPTTGQWHAVTMSCYLHPTVPQNPVFSPAITVS; from the coding sequence ATGTTCTCTCGAATTGCCACCACCGCCGCCGTTTTCGCGGTGGCCGTGCTGGGCACCGCCGGGACGGCCTTCGCCGCCACGATCACCTACCGCACGGGCACGGCCGCACCGGTGGTCTACCGCTGCTCGCTGCCCAGCCTGCCGCCGCAACCGGGCACCGTCGAAGCTCGGTTCGACGCGCCGGATTCGGTGCCGTCCGGCACCACGTTCACGCCCACCGGGGTGGGCGGCTCGATCACCTTCACGCCGGAAACGCACGAGCAGTTCGCCGCCGCGGGCTGGGACGGCATCCGCGGCAGCGCGCACCTCTACCTCACCACCACCGGCGCCACGCTTTCCCCGCCGGCGGCCAACAACCTGACCGTGCCGGAAACGCTCTTCCCGGCCGGTGGCCCGATGGTCATCCCGTTCGGCCAGTCGGCGACCTCGACCGTGCCCGCCGTGACCGCCGGGGCGCCCGGCACCGCGACGGTCTCGTCCTCGACGGTGCTCGTCGCCGGCGAGTTCCACCGGCCGACCACCGGCCAGTGGCACGCGGTGACGATGTCGTGTTACCTCCACCCGACGGTGCCGCAGAACCCGGTGTTCAGCCCGGCCATCACCGTGTCCTGA